The following are encoded in a window of Methanobrevibacter sp. genomic DNA:
- the ilvC gene encoding ketol-acid reductoisomerase, with the protein MKMYYDDDVNTDALEGKTIAVIGYGSQGRAQSRNMADSGANVIVGVRENGSSWNLVQEDGMTVKTIEDAAKEADIIHILLPDEIQEKVYAEQIAPYVEAGNTISFSHGYNIHFGLIKPDETVNIVMFAPKGPGSMVRRTYEEGFGIPGLVAVEQDATGDALQLALGMAKACGLTKAGVLETTFKEETETDLFGEQTVLCGGITELINAGFTTLVEAGYQPEIAYFETCHEVKLIVDLIYEKGFAGMWTDVSNTAEFGGLTRGNKIITDEAKEGMKETLKQIQDGTFKKEWADENATDGANLKEMRAAESQKEIEIVGTRLRKACGLQKDD; encoded by the coding sequence ATGAAAATGTATTATGACGACGATGTAAATACAGATGCTCTTGAAGGAAAAACCATAGCAGTTATCGGTTACGGTTCCCAAGGAAGAGCACAATCCAGAAACATGGCTGACAGTGGAGCTAACGTTATTGTTGGTGTAAGAGAAAACGGTAGTTCTTGGAACTTAGTTCAAGAAGATGGAATGACTGTAAAAACCATTGAAGATGCAGCAAAAGAAGCAGACATCATTCACATCTTACTTCCTGACGAAATCCAGGAAAAAGTATATGCAGAACAAATTGCACCTTACGTTGAAGCTGGAAACACCATTTCATTCTCTCACGGTTACAACATTCATTTCGGTTTAATCAAACCTGATGAAACCGTAAACATTGTAATGTTTGCACCTAAAGGACCGGGATCTATGGTAAGAAGAACTTACGAAGAAGGATTCGGTATTCCAGGTTTAGTAGCAGTCGAACAGGACGCAACCGGTGACGCTTTACAATTAGCATTAGGTATGGCAAAAGCATGTGGCCTAACCAAAGCTGGTGTATTGGAAACCACTTTCAAAGAAGAAACTGAAACCGACCTTTTCGGTGAACAAACAGTTTTATGTGGAGGAATCACTGAACTCATCAATGCAGGATTCACCACTTTAGTTGAAGCAGGTTATCAGCCTGAAATCGCTTACTTTGAAACCTGCCATGAAGTAAAATTAATCGTAGATTTAATCTATGAAAAAGGTTTCGCTGGAATGTGGACTGATGTAAGTAACACAGCTGAGTTTGGTGGATTGACCAGAGGTAATAAAATCATTACTGATGAAGCAAAAGAAGGTATGAAAGAAACCTTAAAACAAATCCAAGATGGTACATTCAAAAAAGAATGGGCTGATGAAAATGCGACTGACGGAGCTAACTTAAAAGAAATGAGAGCTGCTGAAAGTCAAAAAGAAATTGAAATTGTCGGTACCAGACTTAGAAAAGCTTGTGGATTACAAAAAGATGATTAA
- a CDS encoding methanogenesis marker 12 protein has product MAFIGMDHGTTGISFCIMSDEGEVIDVFKIGREESKKGLVSATEELTKRVDLNEVKLMAVTYAMGDGINQILPVSQVKDRGILSINGAGKVTGGGTSVFDELEQLNLPLIMIPGLHKDSTSLDRLFRAAYSHQASPEKVSISYNAIKETGWSNFIVADISSNSVDILIEDGKIKGAIDACLGAMGIVHGPLDLEMLRDIDENGASANGCFSHAGAIKIADIDGKVANMKDELLKNYREGDEKAKLAIDTLIMTVAMEIAGLDVVCGNPIEGIVLTGSVGSAAEPFNFKDEIDKYFKGKYELKVISKESGAIGAAQIAMDVYGGRKEILGIEVNI; this is encoded by the coding sequence ATGGCTTTTATTGGAATGGATCATGGTACAACTGGAATATCTTTTTGCATCATGTCTGATGAAGGCGAAGTGATTGATGTTTTTAAAATTGGAAGAGAAGAAAGTAAAAAAGGACTTGTTAGTGCAACTGAAGAGTTGACCAAACGGGTTGATTTAAATGAAGTTAAACTGATGGCTGTCACATATGCTATGGGGGATGGAATAAACCAGATTTTACCTGTAAGTCAGGTAAAGGACCGTGGAATATTGTCAATAAACGGTGCAGGTAAGGTTACTGGTGGCGGAACAAGTGTCTTTGATGAACTCGAACAGTTAAACCTGCCTTTGATTATGATTCCGGGTCTTCACAAGGACTCTACTTCTTTGGACAGATTATTCAGAGCTGCATATTCACACCAGGCAAGTCCAGAAAAGGTAAGCATTTCATATAATGCGATTAAAGAAACCGGATGGAGCAATTTCATCGTTGCCGATATCTCATCAAACAGTGTGGATATCCTAATTGAAGACGGTAAAATAAAAGGTGCAATCGATGCATGTCTGGGTGCAATGGGAATAGTTCACGGACCGCTTGATTTGGAGATGCTTAGAGATATAGATGAAAATGGTGCATCAGCCAACGGATGCTTTTCACATGCTGGAGCTATTAAGATTGCAGATATTGACGGTAAGGTTGCAAACATGAAGGATGAGCTTTTGAAAAACTACCGTGAAGGGGATGAAAAGGCAAAGCTTGCAATCGATACATTAATCATGACTGTTGCAATGGAAATCGCCGGTTTGGATGTGGTATGTGGAAATCCGATTGAAGGAATAGTTTTAACTGGTTCTGTAGGCAGTGCAGCTGAACCGTTCAACTTTAAGGATGAAATTGATAAATACTTTAAGGGAAAATATGAGTTAAAAGTAATTTCAAAAGAATCTGGTGCAATCGGTGCGGCTCAAATAGCAATGGATGTTTATGGTGGTAGAAAAGAAATATTAGGTATTGAAGTTAATATCTAA
- a CDS encoding LSM domain-containing protein — protein MSEDNVNKLFTQFKNKYVSVDLRGDYQTEGKVIAIDNYLNLVLENDNGLETIKGGNIIFISLKED, from the coding sequence ATGAGCGAAGATAATGTAAACAAACTTTTTACACAATTTAAGAATAAATATGTAAGTGTTGATTTAAGAGGAGATTACCAGACCGAAGGTAAAGTAATCGCTATTGATAACTATTTAAATCTTGTATTAGAAAATGATAATGGCCTTGAAACCATCAAAGGCGGAAATATAATTTTTATTAGTTTAAAAGAAGATTAG